The segment GTGCGCTGCCCCCACTGCACCAGCAAGCTGGAGGGCTTCCCGGAGATCAACAATTAAATTTTGAATGGCCTCCGCTTTGTTCTGGCCATATTCAGCGGAATCATTTTCTAAATTACAAATCGGGAAAGTCTGCGGACTTTCCCGATTTGTTTTTTCACCGGCGGAGCCGCAAAGGCAAACAGCATAATCAACGCAAAACCTCCCTGCCCGGCCGCAGTCGCTGCGGTTCCAGAGCAGGGAGGTTTTACTTTATCCGGGAAAAATGTGGAAGATCAGTCTGGTGAAGCTTTACTTGACCTTGGTCAGGTCGGCCAGCTTGTGGAAGATCTCGGTGTTGTCGAACACGCCGCCGAACTTTTCCGCACCCACGCCGTTGGCGTAGACGTTCACCATGGCACCGGTGTGAGCGTAGGTGGTGTGGTCCATGCCGGATTTATGGTTGATGGTGTGGCAGATGGCCATGCTGAAGGGGATGTAGGTGCCGTACAGCTCGTAGTCCTGCTGGGACATGTCCTTCTGGCTGGCAGAGCCGACCTTCAGGGTGCGCTCGTAGGCGGTGCGCAGGTTCTGCACCTCGTAGTCGGTCAGCAGCAGCTTGCCGGCGTTGGCGGCATCCGGGTCGGTGGGCAGGGTCAGACCGAAGTTTGCCTTCACATCCTGCATGGCAGCTTCAAAGGGGGTCTTGTTGGCGATGTAGTTCTGCACATAGGTAGAATCAAACTTTGCGTAAGACATCTTCTGGTGGGCCAGATTGGTCAGGAAGGTGTCGTAGTTGGTGGTCTTGTAGCCGATGGCCATACCGCCGGTCTCGTGGTCGGCGGTGACAATGATCAGGGTCTCGTTGGGGTGCTTGTTCTGGAACTCCACAGCTGCCTGCACGGCGTTGCTCATTTCCAGCACATCGTGGATGGAAGCAGCGGCATCGTTGGCGTGGCAGGCCCAGTCGATCTTGCCGGACTCGGTCATCAGGAAGAAACCCTTGGGGTTATCCAGCAGCTCGATGCCCTTCTTGACGTAATCGGTCAGCTGCCACTCGCCTGCAGCGGCGTCCATGGCGTAGTTCATGGCCTTGCCGTCTGCCAGATTCTCGGCAATGATCAGGGTCTTGCCTGCGCCTGCGGTCAGGGCGGCAGCGCCTGCCTGCGTGGTGACCACATTGTAGCCTGCCTGAGCAGCCACCTCGTGGTTGTTGGGGCCGGTGCCGTCGCCGTTCACCTTCTGGAACTCGCCGCCAGCAAAGTATTCAAAGCCGGAGTTTGCCAGCTCCACGCCGATCTGGTAGTAGTTCTTGCGGGTCTTCTGATGAGCGTAGAAAGCGGCGGGAGTGGCGTGGTCGATGTTGACCGAGGAGATGACACCCACCTTGTAGCCCTTCTGGGCGTGCAGCTTTTCGGCAATGGTCTCATAGGGCACATCGCGTGTCCAGGGGCACATGTTGATGACGCCGCTCTCAGTCTTGTGGCCGGTAGCAATGGAGGTTGCGGTGGATGCGGAGTCCGGGCAGAAGGAGGTGCTGTCGTAGGTGGTCACGCTGCCCACGGTGGGGAAGCCGGTGAAGCTCAGGTCGGCCTCGGTCACAGCGCCGTTGTTGTCCACGGTGCCCTTGTAGAAGCGGGCAGACTGAATCTGGGCGGTGCCCATGCCGTCACCGATGAACAGGAAGATGTACTTGGGTTTCTTGAACAGGTCCAGCAGGCCGTTCTCCTCATCCTCGGCAGCAGCGGCGTCCGGCTGGGCTGCACTTGCAGCCACGGGTGCTGCGGCCATCATGCCGGCAGCGGAAGCAGCTGCACCAAACTTCAGAAAACTGCGGCGGGAGATCTTATTTTCTTTCATAACGTGATCCTCTCTTTTTATCCAATCAAATGCGGCGGGCCTGCCTCAGGCACCGTTTTTTGTCTTTCGGGAACGTCTTTATTGTAGCGCACCGCCGCCCGCGGAAAAACCATGCCGCCGCAAAGCTTTGGTAAAACCGGTGCGTGCGCTGCACCTTCAACGTAAAAAGCCGGAAAATGATGTAAAATCCTGTGCAGGCGGCGCTCTTTTTCCACAAACCGCGCCGGAAGGGTTGAAAATCGGGCGCATTTCATTGTACAATAAAAGAGTAAGTGCTTTTTTACCTTTATATAGATGGAGAGGAATGTATTTATATGGCAGAGATCAAAGTTCTGGCACTGGATCTGGATGGCACCCTGACCAACAGCCAAAAGGAAGTCACGCCCCGCACCCGGGCTGCACTGGATGCCGCCATTGCAAAGGGCGTTACCATCGTGCTTGCCTCCGGACGGCCCACCGCGGGCGTGCTGCCGCTGGCAAAGGAACTGGGGCTGGATAAAAAGGGCGGCTGCATCCTTTCTTACAATGGCGGCAAGATCGTGGACTGCCGCACCGGCGAGACTTTGTACCAGAAACAGCTGGATGCCCAGTACGTACCCGAGCTGTGCGCCTTTGCCGCCGCACAGGATGTGGCCATCATCACCTATAATAAGGAGGGCGTCGTCACCGAACGCCCGGACGATCCGTGGGCCCTGCGCGAATGCTTTACCTGCAAACTGCCCATGACCGGTGTGGACGATCTGGCAAAGTATGTGGATTACCCCATCTGCAAAATGCTCATCACACTGGACCCTGCCCGCCGGGACGAAGTGTGGGCCGCAGGCAGGCAGCAGTTCGATGGCCGCATCGACCTGTACCCCTCCAGCCCGTTCTTCATTGAAGCCGTACCGCTGGGCGTGGCCAAGGACGGCAGCCTTGCCGCCCTTTTGGAGCGCATGGGCCTGACCCGCGATAACCTGATGGCCTGCGGCGACGGCCTGAACGACCGCTCCATGATCGCCTACGCCGGTGTGGGCGTGGCGATGCAGAACGCCGAGGGCCCGGTAAAGGACTGCGCCGATTATGTGACCGCTACCGACAACGATCACGACGGCGTGGCTGAGGCCGTGGAGAAGTTTATTTTATAACCCTCTCCGTCTTTGCTTCGCAAATCCACCTCTCCCGAAGGGCGAGGTTTTATCCATCTAATCGTAACGTATGATAAAAGCTCCCCCTGAGAGGAAAGACTTCCCCCGGCCGGGGGAAGATGTCGCGCAGCGACAAAAGGGGGAATCTGGCACGGCGCAAGCCGTGACTGAGAGGGTTTGATTCAAAAGAGAGGACAAACAAAATGTCGCGCAATCTGGTTTTATTTGATCTGGAATGGAACATCGGCTACCAGCCGTATACCTTTAATTACCACGGCGTGCAGCAGACCTTCCGGGGCGAGATCGTAGAGATCGGCGCCGTAAAGATCGACGAGGACGCTAACGTACTGGATACCTTTTCCATCCATCTGCGCCCCCGCATCTTCCGCAAGCTGCAGCACCACATCGCCAAGGTCACCGGCCTGACGCAGGCCGATCTGGACAAGGGGGAGCCCATCGTGCAGGGCCTGCGCCGCTTTATGCAGTGGTGCGGCCCGGATGCCGAGTTTGCCGAGTGGGGCATGGACGATGTGCCTGTGCTCAAGCAGAACCTTTACCTGTGCAATATTGACGAGTCCAGGCCCACCGTCTGGTACGACCTGCAGCAGGTGTTCCTGCGGGAGCACCCCCGCAAGGAGGGCGAGGGCATGACGCTGGAAAGCGTGGTCACCCGCATGGGTATCCCCATGGAGCGGCAGTTCCACGATGCACTTTCCGATACGCTGTACACCGCCGATGTCTGCCGTCTGCTGGACCTGCGGGCCGGGCTTGCCGCCTACCCCACCGAGGACGAAGCCCTGCGGGCCAGCCTGTGCCCGGCCCCCGGCGACTACCGGGATTTTGAGGTGTTCCACGGCTACGTGGAGCAGTACACCTGGCGCACCGACCCCAAAATTTACACCATGAACTGCCCGGAGTGCGGTGCACCGCTCAAGCCCGACGATGTGTGGCTGAAAAAGGGCAGCAACAGCTGGTACACCCTGAGCCAGTGCCCCCGGTGCGCCGGCAGCGGCAGCGCTGCAGGCAAAGGCGTATTCCAGCGGTACAAGCTTGCCCGCCGCGACGGCCTGCACTGGAGCTACGCCCGCTGTCTCCAGATGCCGGACGACGCCTCCCTTGACCGCTGGGAGAAGCAGCGCACCGCCCAGCTGGAGCGGATGAAGGCCCGCGCAGAAAAACAGGCTGCGGAGTAAAAGCGGCACCGGCTGCTCCGTCCCGCCTGCACTCACCAAACCACCAGCGTGAGAAGCCTTTGCACTTCCCATTAAGGCTGTCTGGTCGATTTTATAGCAATTCAACTTTTTAATGCAACAGCGGTGAATTGCATATCGCAAAGATGCCGTTTGAATGCTGCACTCATTTCTTGACTTGCGATAAAATTTGCGATAAACGATTTTGGGAAGGAATATAATCATGTCGAAAGATGAATATTTGATCACAGATCCACCCCTTAAAGCGCTGACTGTTTTTGCGCTGCCGATGATCCTTGGCAGCTTTTTTCAACAAGTATACAATATGGCCGATTCCATAATCGTTGGTCAATTTGTTGGCTCCTCGGCACTTGCGGCTGTTGGTGCTTGTGCTGCACTGACCAATGTTTTTATTTGTGTGGCGCTTGGTGCTGGTGTGGGCGCAGGTGTGCTTGTAAGCCGCTATTTTGGTGCAAAAAATTATGGTAAAATGAAAACCATTGTGTCAACGTCCCTGATCAGCTTTTTGATTTTAAGCGTTGTCCTTGGTGTCTTTGGCTTTTGCTTTTCCCATTTCATGATGAGCGGATTACAGACCCCTGCCGATATATTGGAAGAAGCAGTATTGTATCTGCGTGTCTACTTTGTGGGTTTCCCGTTTCTATTCATGTACAACATTCTTTCCACCATGTTCACTTCCATCGGTGAATCCAAAATTCCGTTGGGACTGCTGATATTCTCATCGATCCTGAATATTTTTATGGATCTCTGGATGGTGGCCGGTCTTGGTCTGGGGGTGTTTGGTGCAGCCCTTGCGACCTTGATCGCACAAGGAATTTCTGCCGTGTTTTCGTTTTTGATCTTTCTGTCTCGGATGCGGCAATACAAGAGCTCCTTTAGCAGGTTCGACCGGCAGGAGCTGTATTCCATGCTTCGCATTGCGGTACCATCGGTTTTGCAGCAGTCCACAGTGTCTATCGGTATGATGATCGTGCAGGCAGTGGTAAATCCCTTCGGCACACAGGCACTTGCCGGGTATGCAGCAACGATGCGGGTAGAAAATGTTTTTTCGCTGATCTTCGTATCCATCGGCAATGCAGTTTCGCCGTTTGTATCCCAGAATCTTGGCGCAAAGAAACTTGAGCGTATCAAAAAAGGTTATCATGCTGCACTGGTGTTGGATCTATGCTTTGCAGTTCTTGCTTTCGTGGTCATTGAAACACTGCACACACAGATTTCCTCGTTGTTCTTGGGAAAAGACGGAACCACGTTGGCCTATCAGGTGTCCGGTGATTATATGAGATGGCTTGGTTACTTTTTCATCTTCATGGGCATCAAGATGGCAACTGATGGCGTTCTTCGCGGACTTGGAATCATGCGGCCGTTTCTTATTGCAAATATGGTAAACCTTGCAATCCGCTTGTCTGTTGCCTTGATTTGTGCACCGCGTTTTGGCATTGCTTTTGTTTGGCTTGCAGTCCCGGCAGGTTGGCTTGCAAACTTCCTTATTTCCTATGCGGCGCTCAGAAGATCGTGGCCAGAGGATAAAGCAGCGGTATCTCAATGATTTCATGCAGTGGAGAGGTGCTTTGTTCTGACGGGTTTCCCTTACAGAGAATGTGACGCGAAAAAAATTCGCCGGTGTTCCGTGTG is part of the Faecalibacterium sp. HTF-F genome and harbors:
- a CDS encoding 3'-5' exonuclease, with translation MSRNLVLFDLEWNIGYQPYTFNYHGVQQTFRGEIVEIGAVKIDEDANVLDTFSIHLRPRIFRKLQHHIAKVTGLTQADLDKGEPIVQGLRRFMQWCGPDAEFAEWGMDDVPVLKQNLYLCNIDESRPTVWYDLQQVFLREHPRKEGEGMTLESVVTRMGIPMERQFHDALSDTLYTADVCRLLDLRAGLAAYPTEDEALRASLCPAPGDYRDFEVFHGYVEQYTWRTDPKIYTMNCPECGAPLKPDDVWLKKGSNSWYTLSQCPRCAGSGSAAGKGVFQRYKLARRDGLHWSYARCLQMPDDASLDRWEKQRTAQLERMKARAEKQAAE
- a CDS encoding alkaline phosphatase; translated protein: MKENKISRRSFLKFGAAASAAGMMAAAPVAASAAQPDAAAAEDEENGLLDLFKKPKYIFLFIGDGMGTAQIQSARFYKGTVDNNGAVTEADLSFTGFPTVGSVTTYDSTSFCPDSASTATSIATGHKTESGVINMCPWTRDVPYETIAEKLHAQKGYKVGVISSVNIDHATPAAFYAHQKTRKNYYQIGVELANSGFEYFAGGEFQKVNGDGTGPNNHEVAAQAGYNVVTTQAGAAALTAGAGKTLIIAENLADGKAMNYAMDAAAGEWQLTDYVKKGIELLDNPKGFFLMTESGKIDWACHANDAAASIHDVLEMSNAVQAAVEFQNKHPNETLIIVTADHETGGMAIGYKTTNYDTFLTNLAHQKMSYAKFDSTYVQNYIANKTPFEAAMQDVKANFGLTLPTDPDAANAGKLLLTDYEVQNLRTAYERTLKVGSASQKDMSQQDYELYGTYIPFSMAICHTINHKSGMDHTTYAHTGAMVNVYANGVGAEKFGGVFDNTEIFHKLADLTKVK
- a CDS encoding MATE family efflux transporter; amino-acid sequence: MSKDEYLITDPPLKALTVFALPMILGSFFQQVYNMADSIIVGQFVGSSALAAVGACAALTNVFICVALGAGVGAGVLVSRYFGAKNYGKMKTIVSTSLISFLILSVVLGVFGFCFSHFMMSGLQTPADILEEAVLYLRVYFVGFPFLFMYNILSTMFTSIGESKIPLGLLIFSSILNIFMDLWMVAGLGLGVFGAALATLIAQGISAVFSFLIFLSRMRQYKSSFSRFDRQELYSMLRIAVPSVLQQSTVSIGMMIVQAVVNPFGTQALAGYAATMRVENVFSLIFVSIGNAVSPFVSQNLGAKKLERIKKGYHAALVLDLCFAVLAFVVIETLHTQISSLFLGKDGTTLAYQVSGDYMRWLGYFFIFMGIKMATDGVLRGLGIMRPFLIANMVNLAIRLSVALICAPRFGIAFVWLAVPAGWLANFLISYAALRRSWPEDKAAVSQ
- a CDS encoding Cof-type HAD-IIB family hydrolase, whose translation is MAEIKVLALDLDGTLTNSQKEVTPRTRAALDAAIAKGVTIVLASGRPTAGVLPLAKELGLDKKGGCILSYNGGKIVDCRTGETLYQKQLDAQYVPELCAFAAAQDVAIITYNKEGVVTERPDDPWALRECFTCKLPMTGVDDLAKYVDYPICKMLITLDPARRDEVWAAGRQQFDGRIDLYPSSPFFIEAVPLGVAKDGSLAALLERMGLTRDNLMACGDGLNDRSMIAYAGVGVAMQNAEGPVKDCADYVTATDNDHDGVAEAVEKFIL